A single region of the bacterium genome encodes:
- the lipA gene encoding lipoyl synthase, which translates to MIRSDAQRLPTWLRLPRKKPGSLGEVRHTLTELGLATVCEGARCPNRGECYASGTATFMILGENCSRSCGFCSVPHERPEEPEPDEPARVAEAARRLGLGYVVVTSVTRDDLPDGGAGHFEKTVAALRALAPVPRVELLVPDFQGEEAAIETALSTRPDVLGHNLETVPRLYSTVRPGARYARSLDLLRRAADAGLTTKTGLMLGLGEDEPELERVYHDIARAGVGILTLGQYLRPTRDQLPVARYWRPEEFDGEGEKARRIGIPTVAAGPLVRSSYLAEHYFQSNRWRQR; encoded by the coding sequence TTGATCCGCTCCGACGCCCAGCGTCTTCCAACCTGGCTGCGGCTTCCCCGGAAAAAACCGGGAAGCCTGGGCGAGGTCAGACACACCCTTACCGAGCTCGGACTCGCCACGGTATGCGAGGGCGCCCGGTGTCCCAACCGCGGCGAGTGCTACGCCTCGGGGACCGCCACCTTCATGATTCTGGGTGAGAACTGTTCGCGGAGCTGCGGCTTCTGCTCCGTCCCCCACGAAAGACCGGAAGAACCGGAACCGGACGAGCCGGCGCGGGTGGCCGAGGCCGCCCGGCGATTGGGTCTGGGGTACGTCGTGGTGACCTCGGTCACCCGGGACGACCTCCCCGACGGCGGAGCGGGGCACTTTGAAAAAACGGTCGCGGCCCTGCGCGCCCTGGCGCCGGTCCCGCGGGTGGAGCTTCTGGTTCCCGATTTCCAGGGTGAAGAAGCGGCCATAGAAACCGCTCTCTCCACACGCCCCGACGTGCTGGGCCACAACCTGGAAACCGTCCCCCGTTTGTACTCCACGGTGCGCCCCGGCGCCCGTTACGCGAGGTCGCTCGATCTTCTGCGCCGGGCGGCCGACGCGGGGCTCACCACGAAAACCGGCTTGATGCTGGGACTGGGCGAGGACGAACCGGAACTGGAGCGGGTCTACCATGATATCGCCCGGGCCGGGGTCGGCATCCTCACCCTCGGCCAGTACCTCCGTCCGACCCGGGACCAGCTACCCGTGGCGCGCTACTGGCGGCCGGAGGAGTTCGACGGAGAGGGGGAGAAGGCGCGGCGGATCGGGATTCCCACCGTCGCGGCCGGCCCCCTCGTTCGCAGCTCCTACCTGGCCGAGCACTATTTCCAATCCAACCGCTGGAGGCAACGATGA
- a CDS encoding PilZ domain-containing protein gives MGRNTRSRPLASPVERRKAPRHRPVDLDAVIITGLSSRRSQRHREVRVRSISSTGIAIEVNIEDQLPFEIELGKLITLSFILPKVAKIACVEAEVVRAYRQVSEGGVVQLSENYDPLNDPAAANRDMVFGLGLRFVNLTGDMENQLQRYIQEMIEA, from the coding sequence GTGGGACGCAACACCAGGAGTCGACCGCTGGCCTCCCCAGTCGAACGCCGTAAAGCCCCAAGGCACAGGCCGGTTGACCTGGACGCCGTAATCATCACCGGACTTTCCAGCCGACGTTCGCAACGCCACCGCGAGGTCCGGGTGCGCTCCATCTCCAGCACGGGAATCGCCATTGAGGTCAACATCGAGGACCAGCTCCCCTTCGAGATCGAGCTGGGAAAACTCATCACCCTCTCCTTCATCCTTCCCAAGGTGGCCAAGATAGCCTGCGTGGAAGCCGAGGTCGTCAGGGCCTACCGGCAGGTCTCCGAGGGCGGCGTGGTCCAGCTTTCCGAGAACTACGACCCCCTGAACGATCCGGCGGCGGCGAACCGGGATATGGTCTTCGGGCTCGGGCTGCGGTTCGTCAACCTCACCGGCGACATGGAAAACCAGCTCCAAAGATACATTCAAGAGATGATAGAGGCGTAA